In the genome of Bradyrhizobium sp. CIAT3101, one region contains:
- a CDS encoding amidase — MPSKDIQALYQTSDALGLAKFVQDGEVTPAELMEAAIVQAEKVNPRINALVSWDYERARSHARTHHPHSRFSGVPYLEKDLWMQVTGFRTTNGSKFYYRLASVAEKDSESVRRLRSAGLIPFGMTNSPEMGQDWTTEPKVYGSTLNPWDLAFSASGSSGGAGAAVAARIVPIAGGSDGGGSIRLPAAFCGLVGLKPSRGRIPDPWQNATGSVLGCLSRTVRDTAAYLDVASGPYPGDYFTPPRTDESFVELSTREPRRLRVGLATSLPLGFKIDSEIAACLNQTARLLENAGHWVEPCELNLFTEACRVARGRIIAVQLAQRVNAMETALGSRMLDDDFEPTTLSSIEEGKSVNAIILASDIETVRNSARDIAGRLAAYDVVLCPVYPAHTFRIGEGAYETHSYEQQFAFCEYLSTINTCGVPAISLPVGVFHDGLPLGVQLVGHYGDEATLLQVAECLEQQLGWHERRPPLLRG; from the coding sequence ATGCCATCCAAAGACATTCAAGCGCTTTATCAAACCAGCGACGCACTTGGTCTGGCGAAATTCGTTCAAGATGGGGAAGTTACACCTGCTGAGCTCATGGAAGCCGCGATCGTCCAGGCTGAAAAAGTAAACCCGCGCATCAACGCATTAGTGAGCTGGGACTATGAGCGCGCACGCTCCCATGCCCGCACGCATCACCCGCACTCGAGATTCTCTGGGGTTCCTTATCTTGAAAAGGACCTTTGGATGCAAGTAACAGGCTTCCGAACGACCAATGGCTCAAAATTCTACTATCGGCTTGCCTCAGTCGCGGAGAAAGACAGTGAATCAGTGCGCCGCTTGCGCTCGGCCGGCTTGATTCCTTTTGGCATGACCAATTCTCCGGAAATGGGTCAGGATTGGACCACGGAACCGAAGGTCTATGGCTCAACGCTGAATCCCTGGGATCTCGCCTTTTCCGCATCAGGCTCTAGCGGAGGGGCAGGCGCTGCCGTCGCGGCGAGGATAGTCCCGATCGCGGGTGGAAGTGATGGTGGAGGATCGATCCGACTGCCAGCAGCTTTCTGTGGCCTTGTCGGGCTGAAGCCCTCGCGTGGGCGAATTCCCGATCCTTGGCAGAATGCGACGGGATCTGTACTCGGTTGCCTCTCTCGAACTGTCCGCGATACGGCAGCGTACTTGGACGTTGCAAGCGGTCCGTACCCAGGGGATTATTTCACGCCCCCGAGGACCGACGAGTCATTCGTGGAGCTTTCTACTAGGGAACCACGACGGTTGCGCGTTGGTCTCGCTACCTCGTTGCCGTTGGGATTCAAGATTGACTCTGAGATTGCCGCTTGTCTCAACCAAACAGCTCGCCTTCTGGAGAATGCTGGGCATTGGGTCGAACCCTGTGAACTCAACCTGTTCACAGAGGCCTGTCGCGTAGCGCGAGGGCGAATCATTGCGGTCCAATTAGCGCAGCGGGTCAATGCGATGGAAACTGCGTTGGGTTCGCGCATGCTCGATGACGACTTTGAGCCGACCACCCTCTCATCAATCGAAGAAGGCAAATCAGTCAACGCGATCATACTAGCCAGCGACATCGAGACGGTTCGCAACAGTGCACGCGACATAGCCGGACGACTTGCAGCTTACGACGTCGTGCTGTGTCCGGTCTATCCCGCTCACACCTTCCGTATAGGAGAAGGTGCCTATGAAACCCACTCTTACGAGCAGCAGTTCGCATTCTGCGAATATCTCTCAACGATCAACACATGCGGGGTGCCCGCGATTTCACTTCCAGTGGGCGTATTCCACGATGGGCTGCCATTGGGCGTACAACTAGTAGGGCATTACGGGGATGAGGCGACGCTACTACAGGTTGCAGAATGCTTGGAACAGCAGCTTGGCTGGCACGAACGACGACCCCCGCTTCTCAGAGGATGA
- a CDS encoding ABC transporter permease, with the protein MSGNVSMIRILATTIVGSTLTFLALPIAVVIVVSFSSADYLTFPPPAFGFRWYAAYFGNVAWLNATLLSLWVGAAVVSLSVVLGTLASVGIQRLPQPLRIAVTSLVLSPLIVPTIVVAIGIYYAYARYGLIGSPVAIVLAHTCLAVPFVVTTVSASLAGIDPRLSQAALSLGATPSGTFWQVTLPLIRPGMLVGALFAFLTSFDEVVVALFLSGSGAVTLPRHMWDEVRFQLDPTIAAVSTLTVFLMVMLVSAARFLRKRSEQFGKGVSHRP; encoded by the coding sequence ATGAGCGGCAATGTTTCAATGATACGGATCTTGGCGACGACAATCGTCGGGTCGACACTTACATTTCTCGCTTTGCCAATCGCCGTGGTGATCGTGGTCTCGTTCTCGTCGGCAGACTATCTCACGTTTCCGCCGCCCGCCTTTGGTTTTAGATGGTATGCAGCCTACTTTGGTAACGTTGCTTGGCTAAACGCTACCTTGCTCAGTCTATGGGTTGGAGCTGCAGTTGTATCACTCTCAGTAGTGCTAGGCACTCTGGCCTCGGTCGGAATTCAACGTTTGCCGCAGCCGTTGCGCATCGCTGTGACCAGCCTCGTACTTTCGCCGCTAATCGTCCCAACGATAGTTGTGGCGATCGGCATTTACTATGCGTACGCTCGATACGGCCTGATAGGTTCGCCTGTCGCGATAGTGCTGGCACACACCTGCCTCGCAGTTCCTTTTGTGGTGACCACTGTTAGTGCTAGCCTTGCCGGCATCGATCCAAGACTTTCACAGGCCGCGCTCAGTCTTGGGGCCACGCCTAGTGGGACTTTCTGGCAGGTGACGTTGCCGCTAATCCGGCCGGGTATGTTAGTCGGCGCGCTTTTCGCATTCCTTACATCTTTCGATGAGGTGGTTGTAGCGCTGTTTTTGTCAGGCTCCGGCGCAGTCACCCTGCCGCGCCACATGTGGGACGAAGTGCGCTTCCAACTTGATCCCACCATCGCGGCAGTATCAACGCTTACGGTGTTTCTGATGGTAATGCTGGTCAGCGCTGCACGGTTCTTGCGCAAGCGCAGCGAACAATTCGGTAAGGGGGTCTCGCACCGACCCTGA
- a CDS encoding ABC transporter permease encodes MSDEVINSVLLSPIERKRRAELSKMVIPLLLVAPLFVFMLVLYAIPVCSMLLRSVSSPSWSFVHYTALVEDVVFVKTFSTTLRTSFVVTLTSLVLAYPVALALTRARSSAPVLLILILMPFWTSILVRSYAWMVLLGRHGLINEMLSSLGIIDAPLRILNTTLASEIAMTHIMLPYMILPIANALRQIDPSLERAASALGATPWATFYQVTFPLSMPGVAVGVLLVFVLALGFYITPALVGDSREITISMLIAHQVDQLNWEYAATLSVVLLVTALGLIAAGQCFPGVGKAFRMNLR; translated from the coding sequence ATGTCTGACGAGGTTATTAACTCAGTTCTGTTGTCACCTATTGAACGAAAGCGCCGGGCTGAGCTGTCGAAGATGGTCATTCCACTACTGCTCGTAGCGCCGCTGTTCGTATTCATGCTCGTGCTCTACGCGATACCTGTATGCTCTATGTTGTTACGCAGCGTCAGCTCTCCTAGTTGGTCATTCGTGCACTATACGGCGCTCGTTGAGGATGTCGTGTTCGTCAAGACCTTTTCGACAACGCTTAGAACGTCGTTTGTTGTTACCCTTACTAGTCTGGTGCTGGCTTATCCCGTGGCATTGGCACTAACACGCGCCCGGTCTAGTGCACCAGTTCTTCTGATACTGATTCTAATGCCATTCTGGACGTCGATACTGGTGCGTAGTTATGCTTGGATGGTGTTGCTCGGCCGTCATGGCCTGATTAACGAGATGCTATCGTCTCTAGGCATAATAGATGCTCCGCTACGAATACTTAACACCACGCTCGCGAGCGAAATCGCTATGACGCACATCATGCTGCCGTACATGATTTTGCCGATCGCGAACGCTCTCCGGCAGATTGACCCCTCATTGGAACGCGCCGCTTCCGCACTCGGCGCTACGCCATGGGCGACCTTTTATCAAGTGACCTTTCCGCTCTCGATGCCCGGCGTGGCGGTGGGCGTGCTGCTGGTCTTCGTTCTCGCTCTTGGGTTCTACATTACGCCTGCTCTAGTCGGCGACTCCCGCGAGATTACGATTTCGATGCTAATTGCTCATCAGGTGGATCAGCTCAATTGGGAGTATGCGGCCACACTTTCAGTCGTCCTCTTGGTCACTGCGCTCGGGTTAATCGCTGCAGGACAATGCTTCCCAGGCGTCGGCAAGGCTTTTCGGATGAACTTGCGATGA
- a CDS encoding ABC transporter ATP-binding protein — translation MKQALGSSLPRDSNTICGASVYLNALQKNYGGVSAVAGVSLDIQKGEFLTLLGPSGSGKTTTLMMIAGFEDPTAGDITIDGKSVVGLPPYRRNIGVVFQNYALFPHLTVAENIGFPLKQRGVSKPEREKLVGRTLELVHLPGHGRRYPHQLSGGQQQRVALARAIVFKPQLLLMDEPLSALDKKLRENLQLEIRRLHAELGITFILVTHDQEEALTMSNRIAVMNDGEVVQVGRPEELYDRPSSRFVAGFIGESNFLPATVRGIDNGTVLVECEGRAMRAVSPAPPVCGAKVALTIRPERLHFSYGHVDSETTVNVMTVTVAEVVFAGERCRYLLKTDDGTSIVLREATSASVRRRAVGERTQIGWSVADTILV, via the coding sequence ATGAAGCAAGCGTTGGGTTCTTCGTTGCCTCGCGACTCCAATACGATTTGCGGCGCATCAGTGTATCTCAACGCCTTGCAGAAAAATTATGGTGGCGTCAGCGCGGTGGCCGGCGTTTCACTTGATATCCAGAAGGGTGAGTTCCTCACCCTCCTTGGCCCAAGTGGGTCGGGCAAGACGACCACCCTGATGATGATCGCAGGCTTCGAGGATCCAACTGCGGGCGATATCACAATTGATGGAAAATCGGTGGTAGGGCTGCCTCCCTACCGCCGTAACATCGGTGTGGTTTTTCAGAACTACGCTCTCTTTCCTCATCTGACCGTGGCCGAGAACATCGGCTTTCCTCTGAAGCAGCGCGGAGTCTCCAAGCCCGAAAGAGAGAAGCTGGTCGGTCGGACACTAGAGTTGGTACACCTTCCTGGGCATGGTCGGCGGTATCCGCACCAGCTCTCAGGCGGGCAACAACAGCGAGTAGCGCTCGCTCGTGCGATCGTGTTCAAACCACAGCTGCTGTTGATGGACGAGCCTCTGAGTGCGCTCGATAAGAAGCTTCGCGAGAACCTGCAACTCGAGATCCGACGGTTGCATGCCGAACTTGGCATAACGTTCATCTTGGTCACGCACGATCAGGAAGAGGCACTTACAATGTCCAACCGCATCGCAGTTATGAACGACGGAGAGGTGGTGCAGGTAGGGCGTCCCGAAGAGCTTTACGACCGGCCTTCTAGCCGCTTTGTAGCTGGATTCATCGGTGAGTCGAACTTCCTGCCTGCAACCGTACGCGGCATTGATAACGGCACGGTTCTGGTCGAATGCGAAGGCCGTGCGATGCGGGCCGTTTCGCCGGCGCCTCCTGTGTGCGGCGCAAAAGTCGCGCTCACGATTCGGCCCGAGCGCTTGCACTTTTCCTATGGACATGTCGATTCCGAAACGACCGTTAACGTCATGACCGTCACCGTTGCTGAAGTTGTCTTCGCTGGTGAGCGTTGCCGGTATCTTTTGAAGACTGATGATGGGACCTCCATCGTTCTTAGGGAGGCTACGAGCGCCTCCGTACGTCGCCGTGCCGTTGGAGAGCGGACACAGATCGGTTGGTCGGTGGCCGACACAATCCTGGTATAG
- a CDS encoding ABC transporter substrate-binding protein: protein MDKGPIRAISRRRAVGLITAGLVAPSVIRPAAAEAALPEQTTIPDILKGSGEVRIASWGGSYQAAQQKAWFEPFEKATGIKVRAFPDADPAKVKAMVDTGNLEWDVISASRRAMMRLNSRGSYFESIDYSLIDDGVAKEYRFDYGIEMMSWAQVMGYRADAFRSATPASWADFWDTEKFPGNRAMYGIGAGGPPEMEFALMAAGVPADKLYPLDVDKALASYDMIKKSVVKWWETGAQPIQMLTDREVVMTTVWNGRMEALKEQGVPAAICWNQGLLRRDAWGILKGAKNKSNAMKFVAYSMMPIPQARFAMSIAYGTTNEGANKYIPPERLAILPSSPEIKKQLVLVNDDWWFENGAATQAKFNKWLLG from the coding sequence ATGGATAAGGGTCCAATCCGCGCAATCAGCCGCCGCCGTGCCGTAGGCTTGATCACCGCCGGGCTTGTGGCGCCATCTGTCATCCGTCCGGCTGCCGCAGAGGCTGCTTTGCCGGAGCAAACAACTATCCCAGATATCCTGAAAGGCTCAGGAGAGGTCCGCATCGCCTCTTGGGGGGGGTCTTATCAGGCGGCACAGCAGAAGGCTTGGTTCGAGCCTTTCGAAAAGGCGACCGGGATAAAGGTTCGTGCTTTCCCGGATGCCGACCCCGCGAAAGTCAAAGCAATGGTTGATACTGGAAATCTCGAATGGGATGTGATTAGCGCCAGCCGCAGAGCGATGATGCGCCTGAATTCGAGAGGCAGCTACTTCGAAAGCATCGACTACTCGCTGATAGACGATGGCGTGGCTAAGGAATACCGCTTCGATTATGGGATAGAAATGATGAGCTGGGCTCAGGTGATGGGCTATCGGGCTGATGCGTTCAGGAGCGCTACCCCCGCGAGTTGGGCCGATTTCTGGGATACAGAGAAGTTCCCTGGCAATCGGGCAATGTACGGTATTGGCGCCGGCGGTCCTCCAGAGATGGAATTCGCGCTGATGGCTGCTGGAGTGCCGGCAGACAAGCTCTACCCGCTCGATGTAGACAAGGCGCTGGCAAGCTACGACATGATCAAGAAGAGCGTAGTCAAATGGTGGGAGACAGGCGCTCAGCCGATTCAAATGTTGACTGACCGCGAGGTTGTCATGACCACTGTCTGGAACGGTCGCATGGAGGCGCTCAAGGAGCAAGGCGTGCCGGCAGCGATTTGCTGGAATCAAGGGCTTCTAAGGCGCGATGCGTGGGGGATACTCAAGGGCGCCAAGAACAAAAGTAACGCAATGAAATTCGTCGCCTATTCTATGATGCCAATTCCGCAGGCGCGCTTCGCGATGTCTATTGCCTACGGAACTACCAACGAAGGCGCCAATAAATATATCCCGCCAGAGCGGTTGGCGATCTTGCCAAGTTCGCCCGAAATCAAGAAGCAGCTCGTTCTTGTCAACGATGACTGGTGGTTTGAAAACGGAGCCGCAACACAAGCGAAGTTCAACAAGTGGCTGTTGGGCTAG